A genomic stretch from Leptospira licerasiae serovar Varillal str. VAR 010 includes:
- a CDS encoding DNA gyrase subunit A — MKDSNKSGKENFPKIPFEDQVNDDQRKYSRYVCDSRAIPHEIDGLKPVQRRILWAMWNSDARNRFTKTVKVAGLAMGYHPHGDRSIQDALSQMAQDFTFANNRPLVAGEGTFGDVLDPSAIASPRYTEVKLSDFVKDLGFFESLPDIDYVKNYDETEDEPIHFVGKVPIVLLNNIMGIATGFRCFIPGHKLSDIINSQINYLKTKKPLPLKPWYKDYKGEVKMAKTEAGNITMTTTFGFTWEGDTLYLTDAPMNWNREKVINLLDDILERKDSWLKDYVDHSSQTFRIELNYKKGEKPSAKEIAAVISKEDTQTLANNVITYDGRLKNFGPEEIIKRFCDFRKTHLIRRFKRLAGLEEEKIERNSELIRFIKEKWNEKVIGIKSKKDFEDKLQKAKFKYYEWLASIPIYRMTLEEVRKCEEAIVEAKTALSRYQGLVKEDKKLTEFMVGELAELKDKWDKE; from the coding sequence ATGAAAGATTCCAATAAATCAGGCAAAGAAAACTTCCCTAAAATACCATTTGAGGACCAAGTCAACGACGATCAGAGAAAATATTCTCGATACGTCTGCGATTCCAGGGCAATTCCTCACGAAATCGATGGTTTAAAGCCCGTACAGAGAAGAATTCTTTGGGCTATGTGGAATTCGGACGCACGTAACCGTTTCACTAAGACTGTTAAAGTTGCGGGACTCGCAATGGGATATCACCCTCACGGAGATAGATCCATCCAAGACGCTCTTTCTCAGATGGCTCAGGATTTTACATTCGCAAACAATCGACCTTTAGTTGCAGGTGAAGGAACTTTCGGAGATGTTTTGGATCCCAGTGCGATCGCTTCTCCTCGATATACCGAGGTAAAACTTTCAGACTTCGTAAAAGATCTAGGTTTTTTCGAAAGTTTGCCTGATATAGATTACGTTAAAAATTACGACGAGACTGAGGACGAGCCGATCCACTTCGTAGGAAAAGTTCCGATCGTTCTTCTGAACAATATTATGGGAATCGCAACCGGTTTCCGTTGTTTCATCCCGGGCCACAAACTTTCAGATATTATAAATTCTCAGATCAATTATCTCAAAACCAAAAAGCCTCTGCCTTTAAAACCTTGGTACAAGGATTATAAAGGCGAAGTGAAAATGGCAAAAACCGAAGCGGGCAATATCACAATGACCACTACTTTCGGTTTTACTTGGGAGGGAGACACTCTGTATCTTACGGACGCTCCTATGAACTGGAACAGGGAGAAGGTAATCAATCTTTTAGATGATATTCTGGAAAGAAAGGATTCTTGGCTGAAAGACTATGTGGATCATTCCAGCCAAACCTTCCGTATAGAACTGAATTATAAGAAAGGAGAAAAACCTAGCGCGAAAGAGATCGCAGCGGTAATCTCCAAAGAAGATACACAAACTCTAGCGAATAACGTGATCACTTACGATGGTCGTCTGAAAAACTTCGGACCGGAAGAGATCATCAAACGTTTCTGCGATTTCAGAAAGACTCACTTGATCCGCAGATTCAAACGTTTGGCGGGTTTGGAAGAAGAGAAGATCGAAAGAAACTCCGAGTTGATCCGTTTCATCAAAGAAAAATGGAACGAAAAAGTGATCGGGATCAAATCTAAGAAGGATTTCGAAGACAAACTTCAAAAGGCAAAATTTAAGTACTACGAATGGTTGGCTTCTATCCCGATTTACAGAATGACTTTAGAAGAAGTTCGCAAATGTGAAGAAGCTATCGTAGAGGCAAAAACCGCCCTTTCCAGGTACCAAGGACTTGTGAAAGAAGATAAAAAATTAACGGAATTCATGGTCGGGGAAT
- a CDS encoding LIC_13346 family putative lipoprotein: MEPKSRSYLTATFLSLGLTYFFFLMSCSLLTEWTEEKPLVSDLPSIRIYSNISSIPASSESFRNQPGHLRYLVLQTLPSKEKIWTGEVDLWETKEDFHTSLPKGIVFPKLSFKASLFSGSARLEDGEYSFPKQVSFHPQGVLSWSWEGESLKPGTQISSPKQLNVSDWGILYNFSQSGIVWVAKEYRNLGKNVELNWENVRNSRTSLSTDYTSPGGRSFPYADYDYKNQIFQYVNLIEGRLPVWTFRGEGEYHWAWGILPEDLLSSKNVSQWKQKRREEFVSMHFYDAANNIPFTALADLKNYPIILLKDYDNARK, translated from the coding sequence TTGGAACCGAAGTCTCGATCTTATTTAACAGCAACATTCTTATCGCTAGGTCTGACCTATTTCTTTTTTCTAATGTCCTGTTCTCTTCTGACGGAATGGACGGAAGAAAAACCTTTGGTCTCCGATCTTCCTAGCATTCGGATCTATTCTAATATTAGTTCGATCCCGGCTAGTTCTGAATCTTTCCGGAACCAACCTGGTCATTTAAGATATTTAGTATTACAGACTCTCCCTTCTAAAGAAAAAATTTGGACTGGAGAAGTGGATCTTTGGGAAACAAAAGAAGATTTTCATACTTCTCTTCCTAAAGGGATTGTTTTTCCGAAATTAAGTTTTAAGGCCTCCTTATTCTCCGGTTCCGCCAGATTGGAAGATGGAGAATATTCTTTTCCTAAACAAGTTTCCTTTCATCCACAAGGTGTTCTTTCTTGGAGTTGGGAAGGAGAAAGTCTCAAACCCGGGACACAAATTTCCTCTCCTAAACAACTCAATGTTTCCGATTGGGGGATCCTCTATAATTTTTCCCAATCAGGGATTGTATGGGTTGCTAAAGAATACAGAAACTTAGGTAAGAACGTAGAACTGAATTGGGAAAATGTGCGCAATAGCCGGACCAGTTTGAGTACTGATTATACTAGCCCGGGTGGTAGAAGTTTTCCTTACGCGGACTACGATTATAAGAACCAAATATTCCAGTACGTAAATTTGATAGAAGGTAGACTGCCGGTTTGGACCTTCAGAGGGGAAGGTGAATACCATTGGGCTTGGGGAATTCTTCCGGAGGATCTATTGTCCTCAAAGAACGTATCCCAATGGAAACAAAAGAGAAGGGAAGAATTCGTATCCATGCATTTTTATGATGCTGCGAATAATATTCCGTTTACTGCCTTGGCCGATTTGAAGAACTATCCAATCATCCTCTTAAAAGATTACGACAATGCCAGAAAATAA
- the gltX gene encoding glutamate--tRNA ligase: MPENKEVRTRFAPSPTGFLHVGGARTALFNYLYAKAQGGKFLLRVEDTDQARSTEESFKTILESLKWLGIEWDEGPHVGGPYGPYVQSERISIYKEYTEKLISEGKAYRCFCTQEELEAKKKQAEAMGVPYVYDGLHANMSEAEVQEKLKAGIPYSVRFKTPSKTLIFDDIIQGKVKFETKLIGDFIIVKSDGFPSYNYAVVVDDGLMKISHVIRGVGHLSNTPRQILIYEALGFPVPEFAHASEIVGMDGKKLSKRAGATSILAFRDLGYLPETFLNYMALLGWTSPDGQEYLPGDILPKTFDVHRCSKSPSTFDVFKKPKGGDEEVATNFSSLDQIAEAMNPKSKLNWLSNKYIRELPIQKVAESLAPFLENRTDIPVEYRDPKNQELHSLVDSVRVYLDNLRQAPDYIAEFFVSDLKVEDGEAKEILSQEFSPKVVSTFYELLKKSDPKTDEDYKALMTQAGELSGQKGKALFMPIRVSATGKAHGLELPILFPLLGKEKLLKRIEKIAVQVGISLP; the protein is encoded by the coding sequence ATGCCAGAAAATAAGGAAGTTAGGACCAGGTTTGCACCGTCACCAACCGGTTTCCTTCATGTAGGCGGAGCTAGAACCGCTTTATTCAATTACTTATACGCCAAAGCCCAAGGCGGAAAATTTTTATTAAGGGTAGAAGATACGGATCAAGCCAGATCCACCGAAGAATCTTTTAAAACCATCCTGGAATCCTTAAAATGGTTAGGGATAGAATGGGACGAAGGTCCTCATGTAGGAGGTCCTTACGGTCCTTATGTTCAATCCGAAAGGATCTCCATATATAAAGAATATACTGAAAAGTTGATCTCCGAAGGAAAAGCCTACCGCTGCTTTTGTACCCAAGAAGAATTAGAAGCAAAGAAAAAACAGGCAGAGGCAATGGGAGTGCCGTATGTTTACGACGGACTTCATGCAAACATGAGCGAAGCGGAAGTTCAGGAAAAACTGAAAGCAGGAATTCCTTATTCTGTTCGTTTCAAAACTCCTTCTAAAACTTTGATCTTCGACGATATCATCCAAGGAAAAGTGAAGTTCGAAACAAAACTGATCGGTGACTTCATCATCGTAAAATCAGACGGTTTTCCTTCTTATAATTATGCTGTGGTTGTAGACGACGGGCTCATGAAAATTTCTCATGTGATCCGTGGCGTAGGGCACCTTTCTAACACACCTCGCCAGATCCTGATCTATGAGGCATTGGGATTTCCGGTACCTGAGTTTGCCCATGCTTCTGAGATTGTGGGAATGGACGGTAAAAAATTGTCCAAACGTGCAGGAGCGACTTCTATATTAGCGTTTCGTGATTTAGGTTATTTGCCTGAGACATTCTTGAACTATATGGCATTACTCGGTTGGACGTCTCCCGACGGTCAGGAATATCTGCCAGGGGATATTCTTCCTAAAACATTCGATGTACATCGTTGTTCCAAATCTCCTTCTACTTTTGACGTATTCAAAAAACCGAAAGGTGGAGACGAAGAAGTTGCGACTAACTTCTCGAGCCTGGACCAGATCGCTGAAGCGATGAATCCTAAGTCCAAATTGAATTGGCTTTCTAATAAATACATTAGGGAACTTCCGATCCAAAAGGTCGCGGAAAGTCTGGCCCCATTCTTGGAAAACAGAACGGATATTCCGGTAGAATACAGAGATCCAAAGAACCAAGAATTACATTCTTTGGTGGATAGTGTTAGAGTGTATTTGGATAATTTACGCCAGGCACCTGACTATATCGCAGAATTTTTCGTATCCGACCTAAAAGTGGAAGATGGAGAAGCGAAAGAAATTCTTTCCCAAGAATTTTCTCCGAAAGTTGTCTCTACATTTTACGAATTATTAAAAAAGTCGGATCCCAAAACCGATGAAGATTATAAGGCTTTAATGACCCAAGCGGGAGAGCTGAGCGGACAAAAGGGAAAGGCCCTGTTTATGCCGATCCGAGTTTCCGCTACGGGAAAAGCTCACGGACTTGAGTTACCTATCCTATTCCCTCTCTTAGGGAAGGAAAAGCTACTCAAACGAATAGAGAAAATCGCGGTACAAGTAGGAATTTCTTTACCTTAG
- a CDS encoding ATP-binding protein, with protein sequence MRDTADSLLVRHHSGSYVMFLPPDLASIREFRRALRESLEENTFISKDIQQIELAADEALTNSISANYNSSSEETIICRWIVNNSKFTLWIVDYGSGLKKEKIEEQVREAKPSSLQEFLKKVKTYQEGKCEVLPNRGKLTQHRNLGKGLLIMQSLMDSVKIMYHCKEGRISSDPTDSSIRGSIIELAFDSKKH encoded by the coding sequence ATGAGGGATACGGCCGATTCACTTTTGGTAAGGCATCATTCGGGTTCGTACGTTATGTTCTTACCTCCCGACTTAGCTAGTATTCGGGAGTTTAGAAGAGCGCTTCGTGAGTCCCTAGAAGAGAATACATTCATCTCCAAAGATATCCAGCAAATAGAGCTAGCTGCAGACGAGGCTCTCACCAACTCCATCTCCGCAAATTATAATTCTAGTTCCGAAGAAACGATCATCTGCAGATGGATCGTGAACAATTCTAAGTTCACTTTATGGATCGTGGACTATGGTTCCGGTCTGAAAAAAGAAAAGATAGAAGAGCAAGTAAGGGAAGCTAAACCTTCTTCTCTCCAAGAGTTCTTAAAAAAAGTAAAAACTTACCAAGAAGGAAAATGTGAGGTGCTTCCTAATAGAGGAAAACTTACCCAGCATAGGAACTTGGGAAAAGGTTTACTCATCATGCAATCATTAATGGACTCGGTGAAGATCATGTATCATTGTAAAGAAGGAAGAATTTCCTCCGACCCTACCGATTCAAGTATCCGCGGGTCCATTATCGAATTAGCATTCGATTCTAAAAAACACTGA
- a CDS encoding DUF455 family protein, translating to MTLNEYAQFLLSSPNLEDKLYSPEKIPDDILWPDFIPKDRPERSSKIIFSDKKSKMPRVEHLNSEENRILSLHHFANHELMAVEIFAWAILKFQDAPSSVRKSLYKTILEEQKHLKLYLDSIREWGMDLGDRPLNYIFWKQTPNMQTLQKFFAIMALSFEGANLDFSMIYQKAFEKFGDQKRADIMQIVHDDEIRHVKRGVKIVFSDGVSQEAQWEKYLELLTHPFTPRRAKGFLYFPELRTKAGLSKEFAEALGAYSDEYDGTTNARIVKNVFGMGAS from the coding sequence TTGACTTTAAACGAATACGCCCAATTTCTTTTAAGCTCTCCCAATTTAGAGGATAAATTATACTCTCCGGAAAAAATACCGGACGATATTCTGTGGCCTGATTTTATTCCTAAAGATAGGCCTGAAAGATCTTCTAAAATAATTTTCTCGGATAAAAAATCGAAAATGCCGAGAGTGGAACATTTGAATTCCGAAGAGAATCGGATACTTTCCCTACATCATTTTGCAAATCATGAACTTATGGCTGTGGAGATATTTGCCTGGGCTATATTAAAATTTCAGGATGCTCCTTCTTCCGTACGTAAAAGTTTGTACAAGACTATTCTGGAAGAACAAAAACATTTGAAACTTTATTTAGATTCTATAAGAGAATGGGGAATGGACCTAGGGGATCGTCCTCTCAATTATATCTTCTGGAAACAAACTCCGAACATGCAGACATTGCAGAAATTTTTTGCGATCATGGCTCTTTCTTTTGAAGGTGCGAATTTGGATTTTTCCATGATCTACCAAAAAGCGTTCGAAAAATTTGGGGACCAAAAGCGGGCCGATATCATGCAGATCGTTCATGATGATGAGATCAGGCATGTAAAAAGGGGAGTCAAGATTGTGTTCTCGGATGGAGTTTCGCAAGAAGCGCAATGGGAAAAGTATCTGGAGCTTTTGACCCATCCATTCACTCCCAGAAGAGCAAAGGGATTTTTATATTTTCCGGAGCTTAGAACTAAGGCCGGATTGTCAAAAGAGTTTGCAGAGGCTTTAGGAGCTTATTCGGACGAATACGATGGTACTACAAATGCTAGGATCGTAAAAAATGTATTCGGCATGGGGGCTAGTTAG
- a CDS encoding LIC13341 family surface-exposed protein: protein MFRSVFFSRVLILFSVFILLVACNSKTPSDSKIISLTIPESEEKSPDVVLKKLGNLDEDPDLEVFSLVRNGTEEILAVFKKQNGEWTLKSKIGFNLLNIGPFAYDPKASTWKAGEGENEKESGYVVKRILMEELPGDSFNSLFLEVLSEEPPLGLFSVPYVIRKGEKILDGLASLKDHQFLAKSKRIDFSYNKEEKNLTIFPNNRTYAQNFNFNGWELVPDVPSVAAPGLLSLEAPTEWKKGVVSEVVIWFKNRGSYAGTTYISLSFPQGGKVEIDSGKEGLRYYPPGSSVYSFEKKYINSKVPLLEITKEGWARNHKYGVRFKYTPETDGIPNLLVRSSSKSYRDTINLPTDFSSVKTEIDQQGFKSYPLPLVSRGKSK, encoded by the coding sequence ATGTTTCGTTCCGTTTTTTTTTCCAGAGTATTGATCCTTTTTTCAGTATTCATTCTTCTCGTAGCTTGTAATTCAAAAACACCATCCGATTCCAAGATCATTTCTTTGACCATTCCCGAATCCGAAGAAAAAAGCCCGGACGTGGTTCTCAAAAAACTAGGCAACCTGGACGAGGACCCTGATCTGGAAGTTTTCTCTTTAGTTCGTAACGGTACCGAAGAGATTCTAGCGGTTTTCAAAAAACAAAACGGAGAATGGACACTCAAGTCCAAGATAGGATTTAATCTACTGAACATAGGTCCTTTCGCGTATGATCCGAAAGCTTCCACATGGAAAGCCGGAGAGGGTGAAAACGAGAAAGAATCCGGATATGTAGTTAAGAGAATTCTAATGGAAGAACTTCCGGGAGATTCTTTTAATTCTCTATTTTTAGAAGTTCTAAGCGAAGAACCTCCTTTAGGTCTTTTTTCCGTTCCGTATGTAATCCGCAAGGGTGAAAAAATTTTAGATGGGCTCGCTTCCCTAAAGGACCATCAGTTTTTAGCAAAATCAAAGCGGATAGATTTCTCTTATAATAAAGAAGAAAAAAATCTTACCATCTTTCCGAACAACCGCACTTACGCTCAGAATTTTAATTTCAACGGATGGGAGTTAGTTCCTGACGTTCCGAGTGTGGCCGCGCCAGGTTTACTGAGTTTAGAAGCTCCTACAGAATGGAAAAAGGGCGTTGTGTCCGAAGTAGTTATTTGGTTCAAGAACAGAGGATCATATGCAGGCACTACATACATTAGTCTTTCCTTTCCGCAAGGTGGGAAAGTAGAAATAGATTCAGGCAAGGAAGGGTTAAGGTATTATCCTCCTGGATCTTCCGTATATTCTTTCGAAAAAAAATATATAAACTCCAAGGTTCCTCTATTAGAGATCACGAAAGAAGGTTGGGCAAGAAATCATAAGTATGGAGTCCGTTTTAAATATACTCCGGAGACTGATGGTATTCCGAATTTATTGGTGCGTTCTAGTTCCAAGTCTTATAGAGATACGATCAATCTTCCGACTGATTTCAGTTCCGTAAAAACGGAAATAGACCAACAAGGTTTTAAAAGTTATCCTTTACCATTGGTATCGAGAGGAAAGTCCAAATAA
- a CDS encoding FFLEELY motif protein, with protein MSSFEEHKLKHAKIEIVRAQVERFRKFYADYFHLEETISMVEYFFETIYNLDGKEAWMHLALDTYQKVKGMMKETTRANLETLIELNNLTDHLDSEMAQLLIQRDWDGKKLSREEYDDLYRAYGHKEEREKQLEIVLHNLRTFYELAHKPISAYLIRPARFMASLLGVSILFDSVEKAYNAVLPVSPEIFVSFIEQVERRETEYLESAFLNGKQPKEPSA; from the coding sequence GTGAGTAGTTTCGAAGAACATAAACTTAAACATGCCAAGATAGAGATCGTTCGAGCTCAGGTAGAAAGATTTCGCAAATTTTACGCGGACTATTTTCATCTGGAAGAAACGATCTCTATGGTGGAATATTTTTTCGAAACCATTTACAACTTAGATGGCAAGGAAGCTTGGATGCATCTCGCCTTGGACACATACCAAAAAGTAAAAGGTATGATGAAGGAAACCACCAGGGCAAATCTAGAAACTCTAATAGAACTAAACAATCTCACGGATCATTTGGATTCGGAGATGGCGCAGTTACTCATCCAGAGAGACTGGGACGGCAAAAAACTTTCTAGAGAAGAATACGACGATCTATACAGAGCATACGGCCATAAAGAAGAAAGAGAAAAGCAGTTAGAGATCGTTCTTCATAATCTTAGGACATTTTACGAGTTAGCACATAAACCTATCTCTGCATATTTGATTAGGCCGGCTCGATTTATGGCCTCATTATTAGGAGTCTCTATTTTATTCGATTCAGTCGAGAAGGCATACAACGCGGTTTTACCCGTATCTCCTGAAATTTTTGTTTCTTTTATCGAACAGGTAGAGAGAAGAGAGACGGAATATCTAGAGTCCGCTTTCTTAAATGGAAAGCAGCCTAAGGAGCCGTCCGCTTGA
- a CDS encoding flagellar motor protein MotB, producing the protein MNGRSRFSRYRKPIEAGDENRDRWLLTYADMITLLLGLFIILYSISQVDQNKLKQVADLVRGGFGLGESFFEGSNITLEEDPLLQPRTQMFRFWERISYALKKLKERTKLFIGINETEEIRIQVFAPSLGEGEFHPDEDTDFTFKKVAEVAQGMDVDITLRVQVPYAEQAGQGFRNIWEYNAHRAGLIAETLAEKYGISRERLSVQAYHGFRKLGPEEGPSPEVKASQERIEIIIRKRGKEE; encoded by the coding sequence TTGAACGGAAGATCACGTTTTTCAAGATACAGAAAGCCTATCGAAGCCGGAGATGAGAACCGGGACAGATGGCTTTTAACGTATGCGGATATGATCACCCTTCTTCTAGGGCTTTTTATTATTTTATATTCCATTTCCCAAGTAGACCAAAACAAACTGAAACAAGTTGCCGACTTGGTAAGAGGCGGGTTCGGTTTAGGAGAATCTTTTTTCGAAGGTTCCAATATCACATTAGAAGAAGATCCTTTATTACAGCCTAGAACGCAAATGTTTCGATTCTGGGAGAGAATCTCTTACGCATTAAAGAAGCTGAAAGAGAGAACGAAATTATTCATAGGCATTAACGAAACAGAAGAGATCCGTATCCAAGTATTCGCTCCATCTTTGGGCGAGGGCGAATTCCATCCGGACGAGGATACGGACTTTACTTTCAAAAAAGTGGCCGAGGTTGCGCAGGGAATGGATGTGGACATCACATTACGGGTCCAAGTTCCTTATGCAGAACAAGCGGGCCAAGGTTTCAGGAATATTTGGGAGTATAATGCTCATCGCGCTGGTTTGATCGCGGAAACATTGGCGGAAAAATACGGGATCTCCAGAGAAAGACTTTCAGTCCAAGCATATCACGGATTTCGAAAATTAGGACCGGAAGAAGGTCCCAGCCCGGAAGTTAAGGCTTCTCAAGAAAGAATAGAAATCATTATTCGTAAACGAGGTAAGGAAGAATAA
- a CDS encoding LA_2478/LA_2722/LA_4182 family protein, translated as MVSKINKTAIPFGFVLILIGVSLSFGCSKKKKTPAAVESLWKTDQNGVENTSGFAWVSKYCEKVRQCADSDMKTLDSDSEAILEKRLRKDFCLEKFKESKVYTLATQEPKLVIDRTISCLKAATEADCSSIKKGVSGLSEDCKWLQAVQNSKE; from the coding sequence ATGGTCTCTAAAATAAACAAAACTGCAATTCCTTTCGGATTCGTCCTCATATTGATAGGAGTATCTCTTTCATTCGGTTGTTCCAAAAAGAAAAAGACCCCGGCCGCGGTGGAATCTCTTTGGAAAACGGATCAGAATGGAGTGGAGAATACTAGCGGGTTTGCATGGGTTTCCAAGTATTGCGAGAAGGTTAGACAATGCGCCGACAGCGATATGAAAACTTTGGACTCTGACTCGGAAGCAATTTTGGAAAAAAGATTAAGAAAGGATTTTTGTTTAGAAAAATTTAAAGAATCCAAAGTATATACCTTAGCTACGCAAGAACCTAAATTGGTGATTGATAGGACCATTTCCTGTTTAAAAGCGGCAACGGAAGCTGATTGTTCTTCGATTAAAAAGGGAGTTTCAGGACTTTCTGAAGATTGTAAGTGGTTACAAGCTGTTCAAAATTCTAAAGAATAA
- a CDS encoding M14 family zinc carboxypeptidase encodes MLRGIKRLNRYEKRLLRIAKLGGKLVKINQAGFSRRTDEGFRFPIYSLEIGTKEGLEKHPVGITAGVHGLETIGIQILIDFLEYIISPKSTGFLPELKKGKLGLIVIPIVNPGGVAAKTRSNPGGVDLMRNSGIDAEKPLPFFGGQKFSNKLPYFRGHGLEPESRTLSRTVFEKFFHVQDSILPILDLHSGFGTVDNVWWPYAYTHRPCTDTALYEKIASHFKDHCGHINFAYGPQSASYTTHGDLWDKFYDHYQELYSEQESWSSKFLPLTLEVGTWSDIKEEPMKLFSKKGIFRPAEHNKSEVLTRYRGFLRDFVRLGLTKPKDWTEAE; translated from the coding sequence TTGCTCAGAGGTATCAAAAGACTGAATCGATACGAGAAACGATTGCTCAGGATCGCAAAACTTGGCGGCAAACTCGTAAAAATCAACCAAGCAGGTTTTTCCAGAAGGACTGACGAAGGTTTCCGTTTTCCGATCTATAGTTTGGAAATAGGGACCAAAGAAGGTTTGGAAAAACATCCCGTGGGGATCACTGCGGGCGTTCACGGATTGGAAACCATAGGGATCCAGATCCTAATCGACTTTTTGGAATATATAATTAGCCCAAAATCCACTGGATTTCTTCCTGAATTAAAAAAAGGTAAATTAGGATTAATTGTTATTCCAATTGTGAATCCTGGCGGAGTCGCTGCGAAGACCCGATCGAATCCCGGTGGTGTGGATCTAATGAGAAATTCCGGTATAGATGCGGAAAAACCTCTTCCCTTTTTCGGGGGCCAAAAGTTCTCAAATAAACTTCCTTATTTCAGAGGGCATGGGTTGGAGCCTGAATCTAGGACACTATCGCGAACCGTATTCGAAAAATTCTTTCATGTCCAGGATTCTATTCTACCTATTCTGGATCTGCACTCCGGCTTTGGAACTGTGGATAATGTTTGGTGGCCTTACGCTTATACTCATAGGCCTTGTACCGATACAGCTTTGTACGAAAAAATTGCTTCTCACTTTAAAGATCATTGTGGGCATATTAATTTTGCTTACGGTCCGCAGAGCGCGAGTTATACGACTCATGGAGATCTTTGGGATAAATTTTACGATCATTACCAAGAATTGTATTCCGAACAAGAGAGCTGGAGTTCCAAATTTCTTCCTTTAACATTGGAAGTGGGGACTTGGTCCGATATTAAAGAGGAACCTATGAAGTTATTCTCTAAAAAAGGGATATTTAGACCGGCCGAACATAATAAGAGCGAAGTTTTGACTAGATACAGAGGGTTCTTACGAGACTTTGTTCGCTTAGGCCTGACAAAACCGAAGGATTGGACGGAAGCTGAATAG
- a CDS encoding RNA polymerase sigma factor, translated as MEKSVTIQDEFTDTIRIALEGRPRAMEILLEKIQDYIFNLSLRMLWDPQEAEDATQEILLKISNKLSGFRFESKFTTWVYSIASNHLLTVKRPKNIVYLSRIRQEYLSKPNSISLEDQVEDKILEEEIRFGCVHAVLLKLNSADRIVFVLSSVYGMSSEEGAEILSISSENFRQKLSRSKKKLSEFLSKECGMWIDNNKACPCIGLSGHLLNRNRDNISFFTELKKLKKKNPNLEDSKVLEHLKELDRLAWIYKSQGIYETPKEILEKLGPSS; from the coding sequence ATGGAAAAATCCGTAACAATACAAGACGAGTTTACGGATACGATCCGAATCGCCCTAGAAGGAAGACCTAGGGCGATGGAAATACTTTTGGAAAAGATCCAAGACTATATCTTTAATCTTTCCTTAAGAATGTTATGGGATCCTCAAGAAGCAGAGGACGCAACCCAAGAGATCCTGCTCAAAATTTCGAATAAACTTTCAGGATTTAGATTCGAAAGCAAATTCACTACTTGGGTATATTCTATCGCTAGCAATCATCTTCTTACAGTCAAAAGGCCCAAGAACATCGTGTACTTAAGTAGAATACGCCAAGAATATTTATCTAAACCGAACTCGATCTCATTAGAAGACCAGGTAGAAGATAAGATCTTGGAGGAAGAAATCCGATTCGGATGTGTACATGCAGTTTTATTAAAATTGAATTCCGCGGACAGAATAGTATTTGTTTTATCTTCTGTTTACGGTATGAGTAGCGAAGAAGGAGCCGAAATTTTGAGTATCAGTTCGGAAAACTTCCGCCAGAAACTTTCCCGTTCCAAAAAGAAGCTATCGGAGTTTTTATCCAAAGAATGCGGAATGTGGATCGATAATAACAAGGCATGTCCTTGCATAGGATTGTCCGGACATCTTCTGAATCGAAATCGGGATAATATTTCCTTTTTTACCGAACTAAAAAAATTAAAAAAGAAAAATCCTAATTTAGAAGATTCTAAAGTATTAGAACATCTAAAAGAATTAGATCGACTTGCTTGGATCTATAAAAGCCAAGGGATTTACGAAACTCCCAAGGAAATTTTAGAAAAACTGGGACCTTCTTCTTAA
- a CDS encoding nuclear transport factor 2 family protein produces MHPNEAKIRDFYKSFHSKNSASISDFYSQDVEFSDPVFPKLKGGAVPGMWSMLLERMDPNATIELVEANADTEKGTAYWVATYLFSKTGRKVQNHIRSEFQFKNGKVIKQKDRFPLWKWTRMALGVPGILLGWSPLVQGKVRSEAARNLEHYLRKKGIAA; encoded by the coding sequence ATGCATCCAAACGAAGCCAAAATTAGAGACTTTTATAAAAGTTTTCATTCCAAGAATTCTGCAAGTATTTCAGACTTCTATTCGCAAGACGTCGAATTTTCAGACCCGGTATTTCCAAAATTAAAAGGTGGGGCAGTTCCAGGAATGTGGTCCATGCTTTTAGAAAGAATGGATCCGAATGCAACGATTGAATTGGTAGAAGCTAATGCTGATACTGAGAAAGGAACTGCATATTGGGTGGCCACATATCTGTTTTCAAAAACCGGAAGAAAAGTCCAGAATCATATTAGATCCGAATTCCAATTTAAAAACGGAAAAGTAATTAAACAAAAGGATAGATTTCCTCTCTGGAAATGGACCAGAATGGCTTTAGGCGTTCCTGGAATTCTTTTGGGATGGTCACCTTTAGTCCAAGGAAAGGTCAGATCGGAAGCCGCAAGAAACTTGGAACATTATCTTAGAAAAAAAGGGATCGCGGCTTAG